GCGGTTCTCTGAACGTCTTCAGGATGCTCTCGTAGCCCTCTCCGTTGAGGCTTGCCTGCGTGACGACGTATATGTGCACCACGAGGTACACGACCAGGAGGATGCCCGTAGCCCGGTGTACGATGTGTGCGAGCGTGCCCGTCTCCTTCCAGGTCCTCGCTATCTTCCTCACGTAGTAGCCGAATCCGCTCTGCTTGAGCATTCTATCGCCTCCTGGAGAAGGCCCTCTTGAGGACCTCCCGCCTGAGGTTCTCGATCGCCTCCGTCGTGTCTATCTCCTTCGGACACGCCTCCGCGCACCTGAACATCGTGTGGCACCTCCATACGCCGCACTCGTTGTTCACCATGGCTAGCCTCTCGTCCGTGATCTCGTCCCTCGAGTCGGCAACGAACCGCCAGACCTTCGTCAGGGCGGCGGGACCCAGGTACTTGTCGTCCGTCCACACGATCGGACATGAAGT
The nucleotide sequence above comes from Candidatus Thermoplasmatota archaeon. Encoded proteins:
- the sdhC gene encoding succinate dehydrogenase, cytochrome b556 subunit, whose amino-acid sequence is MLKQSGFGYYVRKIARTWKETGTLAHIVHRATGILLVVYLVVHIYVVTQASLNGEGYESILKTFREPLFAAGELIMIMGGLVHGLNGIRLTLFDMGIGLKHQKAMFWAFMVIAVAVWFVGLAIVWPVIGGG